CTTCAAAAGAGAGAAAGAAGAAGCTGAAAACCGAAAAGAGCGAGCCGAGGTTTATTTCTTGGAGCAGGTTATCGAGCTGTTATCTCGAGCAGATGCTGCTCGAGATTACGAAGAGTTGAAGGATCAGTATATGCAAAGGTTACGGGTGGTTGAACGGAACGGGTCACGAGAAGAATTCATTCAACCGTTTAAAGCTTTCATTTGTGGTATCACAAAAACCGTGATGATCGATCCCGTTAGTCTCTCTAACGGGACTGCGTATTCACGAGTTGCTATTGAAGATTGGTTCGGGTCAGGAGAAAAAACGGATCCTGTTACGGGTGAATATCTTGATGATTTGGATTTTAGACCAAATATTCAGTTGAGGCAGTCGATTCAAGAATGGAAAGAGCTTAATTATTGTATGAAAATTAGATCCTGCAAGGCGAAATTGTTGTCGGGAAATGATTTATCTGTTAACGATGCGCTTTGCCAAATACGGGAGCTTTTGAAAGAGAATTCGATTAATAAAGATTGGGTTTCGTTTGGTGGCGTTACTGAATCGCTCGTTAAGATCCTTCCGAAATTGCTTGACCAAGAAGTCAAAGTAGAAGCGTTAGATACGTTAAAGGATGCTGTTGAAGGACATGCAAGAAATAAGGTAATACAATGTTCTTTCTAATTTTAGATTAATATAAGAATTTTTGTAATGACTGTTCTTAAGGTGCATTAATGTGTTGTACAAGTTGGTTAATGTTGGCTTTTACATCACGGTTATTAAAAAATACAAGTCATTTTTGCACCTTAACGACAGCTTAAGAGGGCTGCCGTTAGAAAAATCCTTGATATAATACAGTTTTTTTCAACTTTTTTTACATCATTTTATAGGATCTTGTGGTTGAACAAAAGGGGTTTTGTCACATCGTTCCGTTCTTAGGATGTGAATATGGTTTATCGAAAGCTTCACTAGAGTTGATACTTGAACTAGTGCTCGAGGAATCGGGCCAAACTATGGATACTATTGGTGAACTATCAAAGCAGTGCAATCCAGTTTCGTTCCTTGTTACCATTCTAAAAAGTTCAGAGGTCGATTTAGTTGAGAAAGCACAAAACGTATTGCGGAAACTTATAGATGTTGATGAAAAAAACGCTATTCGGGCTGCCACGGATAAATGGTTCGGACCTGTAGTTGAGTATGTCGTTCATGGTTAGTTTTCTGTCATTTAATGTCATTTCAAGTCCCGTGTGGACAAATAGTTGGGTCAAGGGTTGGATAATTGGGTCAAAGAGGTTTGGGTCAATATGGGTTTCTTTGGTAATGGGATCAGGTCAGGTCAGGTTgggttgatcctaaacatgatattGTAAAGTTCTCTTTTGTTAATAATTGACATGTTGAATGCGATTACAACATTCGAAAGTATATCAAGAACAATCCAGTTTTAAGTATGATTCAGAAGATATTTTTTCATCAAAAATACACTTTAGGTGACTTGCAGGCCATTTTCTTGGAAGTTATATATTTTGGTGTGACCCGTTAGATACAAATGGGTCAAAAAACACATCTctagttatatatatgtaaatgggtcaaAAAGGACATCTTTGGTATACATTTTTCTGTTGCTAGTCATTTCTAGAATAACGACTGTTTTTTTTAGAACGGCAGTTAACTAACAATATTCTTCGCTTTTTTAATCGATGTGATTGTAACTCAAGGTTCAAAATCAACAAAAATGGCAATGCTGAGCGGGATCGATAATCTGACGCTTGACGAACACGATACAAAGCTCCTGTGTGAGCTAGGGTTGATTCCACCGTTGCTCAAAATGGCTTCTGAAGATTTAGAGACAAAAAAATTGTCTCTATCTGTTCTTGTAAAGCTAATAAAAACGTCAGACGACAAACGCCTTTTCGCCGCTGCTGGTGCCGTTGTTCATATAATGAACTTAATTTGTTCTCCTCCTTTACAAGTTCTCATTCTCGCCAAATGCTTCGAGATTCTCGAAAAACTTTCATCCGATGGTGACGGTATAAAGTTCCTCGTTGATTCGAGTGGAACGCAAATTAATCTCGAGTTATTAGTCGAGAACTTGTTGGCGCTTTTAAAAAACTCACTTTTACCCTACACTGTAATAAGGCCTGTTTTACGGGCTCTTTTTAAGATATGTGAATCTGAGTACGCTCTCGTGAAAGCTGCCGTTGTGACAGCTGGCGGTGTTTCTCTCGTTTTAAATCTTCTTGATCATTCCGATAGCGAAACACGCGAAGCAGCcatcaaactactttttttattctcGAATCACGAACCCGAAGGTGTGGCCGAGTTTTTATTAAAACCGAGACGATTAGAAGCGTTTATTTGTCTTCTTGAAAACTCGAACAAAAGCGATGTACAAAAGGCTGCGGTTGGTTTGTTAGCAAACCTTCCGAAATCGGAAGTTGTACTAACGCGAAAGTTAATCGAGTTAGAAGGACTCAAAGCGATTATAAACGTTTTGGAGACGGGAAACATGGAAGCTAAGGAAAACGCGATGAGTGCGCTTTTTAGGTTTACGGACCCCACCAATATCGAGGCACAAAAAATAGTTGTCGAACTCGGAACGTACGATTTACTTGTTGACTTCCTCAAAAATGGGTCAGTAACCGCAAAGGCAAGAGCAGCTGCTCTTATCGGTGACCTGTCAATGCGAAGTTCTGAACTAACGATGACATCATCGCCGGGTCGATGGTGCTCGTGTTTTGGTCAAACCCGGGTCAAAATATGCCCGGCCCATGGTGGTATATGTAGGGTGGGTAGTACTTTTTGTCTATTGGAGGCGAAAGCATTACCCGAGCTTGTTAAACTTTTACATGATGAGGTCCATGCAACAACTTATGAAGCGATTCAAACACTTTCGACTTTAGTACAAAAGGAGTCACCAAGGCGTGGGGCCCACGTTTTGCATGAAAGCGATGCGATACTTCCTATTTTGGAAGTTTTGAATTGGGGTTCGGAAGCGCTAAAGGTGGAGGCTTTAGAGGTGTTAGAGAAAGTGTTCACTTTGACTGAAATGGTTGATATGTACGGGCCAACGGCTAGAGTACCTCTCGTTAAGTTAACCGGGGGTAGTATTCATGAAGACGGGCATCTTCATAGGAAGGCTGTTAAAGTGTTGTTGCTTATAGAACGTCATTCACGTCGATCATCATCATTAGTAATGGCGTTTAACGGGTGATATATGCTTTCAGGGAGTTAGAACATGTATGAATGTTGAAGTATTGTACTTTGTTAAAATGCATTTTAAGTCATGTTTAAGGATTTAACTTTTTATTTATGGGAAAATTGTTTGCCAAAGAAATGTAGTTTGTTAACACACATTATAAAtcatgtttaagatatataatttgtTAATCTCGATCTTGACAACTTCGGTTATGATAAGAGTCAGAAAATAAACCCCGAATTGTCTATTTTCTgcaaatttttattatttctgttcagGTTTTGAGATTTAAAATTGTTGGGTGGGTCATTTTGAAATACATTCACTTCCTTAATGGGTTATGTTGTACTAAAAGGATGAATTAGTTATACCAGGGCCAGTGGTAGTGGTGACGCTGACGTGAAGTGGATATGAGTTTTTATTGGAGTTATGTTATACTGTGACGTGTTAAGTATTACGTTGTAGTGGACAAGATTGTTGAGAAAGGTTATGGTTGAtgtgtcaaaaatataagttaaaaAGTAgtgaaaaaatatataaaaaaaatttataaaatcacaaACACACATTACTTGCTCACTTTTTATTAACAAAAGCCCTAAAAAATTTAACCATAAACGACCCATTCATTTATGGGTGAACTGACACATCAAAGGTGAGGGTGTGGGGTGACAATCTTACCCATATAAAATTAAACTTCCAATATAAAGTTGCGATATCCCCATTATTGCAAGCAAACCTACCAAAGTTTATGGAAAATTTCTAAATCCTAAGAAAATTTCTTTAGAAAAGGAGGGGTTTCTTGAGGGCATGTTTGATAGTGCCGAAAGGCCTAGCAAATCAAAACAATGAATATTGCTACATGGAACACTAGGGACCTTGGCACTAGGGACAAGGGAAGACGATTGGGTTCTTTAATTACTAAATTCCAAGCCCAATTTGTTGCTATTCAAGAGTCGATGGTTGCTAATGTGTCATCTTGTGTTCTTAGAGAAATGTGGAAAGGTGTGGAGGACTTGATTAACAAGTGTCATCTCGGGGTCGTTCGGGTGGCTTGATTTCTTCTTGGAGGGAAGACTTATTCAAACTTAAAGACAACTTCCAAGCACAAAATTGGTTGGCCACTTTGATGATTCTTAAATGGAATGGCCCGACATGTGTTTTGAGTGATTTTAACTCATCTCTTGCTGCCTCGATGAATATGTTCTTCCATTGAGCTTCTTTCTTGTACCCACTACATTACAACTTGTACTTATAAGTACTAGAAGTATGATCAATACTACAAGTATCACCATCTTCCTGATCTTCATTGATAGAGATTTAATTCAGTAAAAgagaatttaatataaaaattatagagAGAATGGTGAGAAATAAGGACAGAATTTGGAACACATGGGTTGAAATCATGTCTTCTTAAAGGAGTATGTATTTGGCTTGTTTGAGAACTTGTTTACGGCCCAGTCAACAAGTGCATATGGACTGGATTGGATGGCAGTAGAAATGAGTAAGTTGAATGCACAACGAGTCAGTAGCATTGAAGTTCAATTCATTGAAAGTGATTTATGGAGTTTTAtctgttggaggttttattgaaattccgtgtagggtaaaataatcgatagccggataaatcactgaatcgtggtatcactttccgaaagtaattattcgacccttattgcctgggttacacgaatatcactttgggatatgtgatgacccggaaatttcgactaaatttaaacttaatcttaaatgattaatgatttcgacacgataagcaaagcctatgaagttgaatctcaaaattttgaactattcaattacccttcggttgttctcaacgattcgcgaaccattatatgtaaatagatacatatatatactataacttaaaaacgtaacaaagttttaattgcatgataccatacattaatcttattggtttatatatctatttgaatatatatgatttcaagttatttagtaaacgatagtaacattcgtttattgattcgattgatatttagataagttaactaaagcgtttaagatgaaccagttaaacactaatttgttacagtgttttcaaattgccacagtacccaaaatgctacagtgttttcgaaaatcactatttgctacagtaaaattgactttgctacagtgaaatgctacagtaaaaattgactttgctacagtaactttgctacagtaaaacactattttaaaaatgtattttaacaaatagtgagacgatgatttatagaagtaaatgaccaaaatactcgaaagtttaagatatactttgagtggtatagtttaggaataatttaaggctatattttaacaaaggtacgagtcacgaaatgtaaaatgcaagttttctcagcgtacgaaagttcattcgagaaaccggaaccgggacataagtcaagtaacaacgtacgacttatcggaacaaaagttacaagtcaactatgcatgtgaatttaatataatatataattaattatttaaattata
This genomic window from Rutidosis leptorrhynchoides isolate AG116_Rl617_1_P2 chromosome 2, CSIRO_AGI_Rlap_v1, whole genome shotgun sequence contains:
- the LOC139893294 gene encoding U-box domain-containing protein 43-like, coding for MAEILPIGTILAVAINQVIKTAHAANDVVIEKESFKTLSSHLFDIVRVLKELELKKLNESPIARKALENLETDVKNANTLIDKYKNRSRFYLLIKCRHIVKEVQDVTRDIGKSLNTLSLANTEVLSGISDQVTRLQNEMQRAEFAICQSQLQILDKLDEGLASQKFNQGFANDLIEDIARAVGVNVDPTEIKRELDSFKREKEEAENRKERAEVYFLEQVIELLSRADAARDYEELKDQYMQRLRVVERNGSREEFIQPFKAFICGITKTVMIDPVSLSNGTAYSRVAIEDWFGSGEKTDPVTGEYLDDLDFRPNIQLRQSIQEWKELNYCMKIRSCKAKLLSGNDLSVNDALCQIRELLKENSINKDWVSFGGVTESLVKILPKLLDQEVKVEALDTLKDAVEGHARNKDLVVEQKGFCHIVPFLGCEYGLSKASLELILELVLEESGQTMDTIGELSKQCNPVSFLVTILKSSEVDLVEKAQNVLRKLIDVDEKNAIRAATDKWFGPVVEYVVHGSKSTKMAMLSGIDNLTLDEHDTKLLCELGLIPPLLKMASEDLETKKLSLSVLVKLIKTSDDKRLFAAAGAVVHIMNLICSPPLQVLILAKCFEILEKLSSDGDGIKFLVDSSGTQINLELLVENLLALLKNSLLPYTVIRPVLRALFKICESEYALVKAAVVTAGGVSLVLNLLDHSDSETREAAIKLLFLFSNHEPEGVAEFLLKPRRLEAFICLLENSNKSDVQKAAVGLLANLPKSEVVLTRKLIELEGLKAIINVLETGNMEAKENAMSALFRFTDPTNIEAQKIVVELGTYDLLVDFLKNGSVTAKARAAALIGDLSMRSSELTMTSSPGRWCSCFGQTRVKICPAHGGICRVGSTFCLLEAKALPELVKLLHDEVHATTYEAIQTLSTLVQKESPRRGAHVLHESDAILPILEVLNWGSEALKVEALEVLEKVFTLTEMVDMYGPTARVPLVKLTGGSIHEDGHLHRKAVKVLLLIERHSRRSSSLVMAFNG